A single genomic interval of Brevibacillus brevis harbors:
- a CDS encoding SDR family NAD(P)-dependent oxidoreductase: MAIVFPSRYNYSFTTLTFSAQGNQDLAYVRNELIKEIEVLGRQALALALHVTDPVSVRQGVDKAISHFGKIEILVNSSGTAKGADPEFIDSVAYITSKVAVMTLTEELAVKWAAMA, from the coding sequence ATGGCAATTGTTTTTCCATCAAGGTACAATTATTCATTTACAACCTTAACCTTTTCAGCGCAGGGTAACCAAGATTTGGCGTATGTAAGAAATGAACTAATAAAAGAAATCGAAGTTTTAGGAAGACAAGCACTTGCCTTGGCATTGCATGTCACAGATCCTGTATCTGTCCGTCAGGGAGTGGATAAAGCCATTTCTCACTTTGGAAAAATCGAGATTTTAGTAAACAGCAGCGGAACGGCTAAAGGTGCTGACCCAGAATTTATAGACTCTGTTGCATATATAACAAGTAAGGTTGCAGTTATGACTTTAACGGAGGAGCTTGCCGTCAAGTGGGCCGCCATGGCGTAA
- a CDS encoding DUF4440 domain-containing protein: MDKDLKQHIRGLEKQLLRPEVRSSPEELNKLLANDFREFGSMGHIFLKSDCIAAVGAGGVFKMTLHNFDMHTLADDAVLATYQIIDETRNRHTLRSSIWKLRNGRWQLFFHQGTIIHLQP, encoded by the coding sequence ATGGATAAAGATCTAAAACAACACATTAGAGGACTTGAGAAACAATTGTTAAGACCAGAAGTTCGCTCATCTCCTGAGGAATTAAATAAACTGCTTGCAAATGATTTTCGTGAATTTGGAAGTATGGGTCATATATTTTTGAAAAGTGATTGCATAGCAGCTGTTGGAGCCGGTGGTGTCTTTAAAATGACTCTCCATAATTTTGATATGCATACTTTGGCTGACGATGCGGTACTGGCTACTTATCAAATAATTGATGAAACAAGAAATCGACATACTTTGCGTAGTTCTATTTGGAAATTGAGAAATGGAAGATGGCAATTGTTTTTCCATCAAGGTACAATTATTCATTTACAACCTTAA